The proteins below are encoded in one region of Pseudomonas helmanticensis:
- a CDS encoding Panacea domain-containing protein — protein MKYLNNPYILKKINLTSYEMTKTTEHDVASYILDKTGEISAMKLQKLIYYSQAWAMVWDECALFDADFEAWANGPVLPSIYEIHRGQFLVDKSMFPKGNPKNLDEDARDTIDQVLKVYGKKTAQWLSNLTHEEAPWKNARGDLGPLNRSNTVIEKGSMHEYYSGL, from the coding sequence TTGAAGTATCTTAATAATCCATATATACTTAAGAAAATCAATTTGACTTCTTATGAAATGACCAAAACCACAGAGCATGATGTTGCCAGCTACATCCTTGATAAAACTGGCGAAATATCGGCAATGAAGCTACAAAAACTCATTTATTACTCGCAAGCCTGGGCCATGGTTTGGGATGAGTGCGCACTTTTCGACGCAGATTTTGAAGCCTGGGCAAACGGGCCGGTGTTGCCATCGATCTACGAGATTCATCGAGGCCAATTTTTGGTCGATAAGTCGATGTTTCCCAAAGGTAATCCGAAAAACCTCGATGAGGATGCGCGAGATACCATCGACCAAGTTCTTAAGGTATATGGCAAAAAGACTGCTCAGTGGCTCAGCAATTTGACCCACGAAGAAGCCCCATGGAAAAACGCCCGAGGGGATCTTGGCCCTTTGAATCGCTCAAACACGGTGATCGAAAAGGGAAGCATGCATGAGTACTATTCGGGGCTATAA
- a CDS encoding AAA family ATPase, with translation MSSARHDYQQFLGWLHRAERGVSEDARRLANLVEENFDRVAACPRTQSKRSVALVVIAREGLTTVSCDAPEGARILRTNVWQWSGLSSLTIGPFRGFRVPETFEFPRRITMFYGPNGSGKTSLCEALELSLLGTVDEASAKRITPQRYFANVHEGRFQSPALAVLDVAGQVSQVVPHSEAYRFCFIEKNRIENFSRIAAKTAGEKKDLIASLFGMQQFHDFVSHFNESLDSQLSLVSVHELGLNTRRAALQRDQETVDGEASAIRALEAEEAAYAEAFKPGLSYTQLLEMLGNDQAPGRLQILNAQLDAPTPPIFGISSSALVEAYRAAESEHIRLEQVSARLAEKTGETSFFNLYNALLELQEGTPDNCPACGTPLHGDFHATRNPYTHAQDGLDALRELAALQNDQAGIRRAWDTASRSLEAVLHAFAQRIGATAANQDERVRHLHSPGVDHGVAWWRPSFTTGADGKSIAQKIVDMANEYEACDVRTNELLASRQGLVNERELLVRAGQIAAGFTARRAELARQIAETRQAIEAFDQSNAALIEAAEQESDRVAFDRRIKAAYEDFLRLLRQFRAELPGTLIAGLNTTALEIYNEFNRRDHEGDKLAALHLPTDEEGRIELSFCAAAQKKVDALHVLSEGHVRCLGVAILLAKALHVQAPTIIFDDAINAIDTEHREGIREAVFQSDRFANTQIIVTCHSSEFIKDLQNHVESKEWTAYYFMPHIGDYRPRVKGNEHTFNYLAQARAALDMGDWRNALGASRQNLEVFSDRVWKWLGKNDLGMLTVPLAGRGAEPALRNLCEALKKRLDDSKTFIHPDKPGVVQGLGAVLGVPAPSNVWLYLNKGIHEEANRDDYDQHLVRIIVETLEAMNQLQLRTMPAALANVAQAAVEAAIAVNAQGQGRNHQAG, from the coding sequence CAGGCGGCTAGCAAATCTCGTAGAAGAGAATTTCGACCGAGTAGCAGCATGTCCTCGGACGCAGAGTAAGCGTTCAGTAGCGCTAGTCGTGATTGCACGTGAGGGTCTGACGACTGTGAGCTGTGACGCTCCGGAAGGGGCAAGGATCCTCCGCACCAACGTTTGGCAGTGGAGCGGGTTGAGCAGTCTGACAATAGGCCCCTTTCGGGGATTTCGTGTCCCAGAGACGTTCGAGTTTCCCCGTCGAATCACGATGTTTTACGGCCCTAATGGAAGCGGTAAAACTAGTCTGTGCGAGGCTCTGGAGCTTTCGCTTCTGGGCACTGTGGATGAGGCCTCAGCTAAGCGCATTACACCTCAGCGTTATTTCGCAAACGTCCACGAAGGTCGCTTCCAATCTCCCGCGCTAGCTGTGCTGGACGTTGCAGGCCAAGTTTCACAGGTGGTACCACATTCGGAAGCCTACCGTTTTTGCTTCATCGAAAAGAATCGTATAGAAAACTTCTCGCGAATCGCTGCAAAGACAGCCGGTGAGAAGAAGGACTTGATTGCATCCTTGTTCGGCATGCAGCAATTTCATGATTTCGTGAGCCATTTCAATGAGTCCTTGGACAGCCAGTTGAGCCTGGTGTCTGTTCACGAATTGGGTCTGAATACCCGCCGCGCGGCGCTCCAACGCGACCAAGAAACAGTGGATGGGGAGGCATCGGCGATTCGAGCCCTTGAGGCAGAGGAGGCAGCTTACGCCGAAGCGTTCAAACCCGGACTTTCATACACGCAGCTTCTAGAAATGCTGGGTAACGACCAAGCTCCCGGCCGCCTTCAGATCTTAAACGCTCAGTTAGATGCTCCCACTCCGCCTATATTTGGCATAAGTAGTTCAGCACTGGTAGAGGCTTATCGTGCCGCTGAGAGCGAGCACATTCGGCTTGAGCAAGTTAGCGCGCGGCTCGCGGAGAAAACCGGAGAGACTTCTTTTTTCAACCTCTACAACGCTTTGCTCGAGTTACAGGAGGGCACGCCGGATAACTGCCCGGCTTGCGGAACGCCTTTGCACGGTGACTTCCATGCTACGAGAAACCCCTATACCCACGCGCAAGACGGATTAGATGCGCTTAGAGAACTAGCTGCCTTGCAAAATGACCAAGCGGGGATTCGTAGAGCGTGGGATACCGCGTCGCGGAGTCTCGAGGCGGTTCTCCACGCTTTCGCTCAACGCATCGGCGCAACCGCCGCCAATCAGGATGAGCGAGTGCGTCATCTGCATTCCCCGGGAGTAGATCATGGCGTAGCTTGGTGGCGGCCAAGTTTCACGACGGGAGCTGATGGGAAGAGCATCGCTCAAAAGATTGTCGACATGGCGAACGAATATGAGGCCTGTGACGTACGTACTAACGAACTATTGGCGTCGCGTCAGGGGCTGGTAAACGAGCGCGAACTACTTGTGCGGGCGGGTCAAATCGCCGCGGGATTCACCGCACGGCGCGCTGAGCTAGCGCGGCAGATAGCAGAAACCCGTCAGGCAATTGAGGCTTTTGATCAGTCTAACGCTGCGCTAATTGAGGCCGCTGAGCAAGAGTCGGACCGAGTGGCATTTGATCGGCGTATCAAGGCGGCTTACGAGGATTTTCTGCGGCTGTTGAGGCAGTTTCGAGCTGAGCTGCCAGGAACGCTGATTGCGGGCCTGAATACCACTGCTCTGGAAATCTACAACGAGTTTAACCGTCGGGATCACGAAGGCGACAAGCTCGCTGCGTTACATTTACCCACCGATGAAGAAGGCCGGATTGAGCTTTCTTTCTGTGCAGCGGCGCAGAAAAAAGTCGATGCGCTTCATGTGCTCAGTGAGGGGCACGTGCGTTGTCTTGGCGTCGCCATCCTTCTTGCAAAAGCCTTACACGTTCAAGCTCCCACCATTATCTTCGACGATGCGATCAACGCAATTGACACTGAACACCGCGAGGGGATCCGCGAAGCGGTCTTCCAGAGCGATCGGTTTGCAAATACCCAGATCATCGTGACGTGCCATAGCAGCGAGTTTATTAAGGATCTGCAAAATCATGTCGAGTCAAAGGAATGGACTGCGTACTACTTCATGCCGCACATCGGTGACTATCGCCCGCGGGTAAAGGGCAATGAGCATACCTTCAACTATCTCGCGCAAGCTCGTGCGGCATTGGATATGGGGGACTGGCGAAATGCGCTAGGAGCGTCCAGACAGAACCTTGAGGTGTTTTCGGATAGGGTGTGGAAATGGCTCGGTAAAAACGACCTTGGAATGCTGACTGTTCCGTTGGCAGGTCGCGGCGCTGAGCCTGCTTTGCGCAACCTTTGTGAAGCGCTGAAAAAACGTCTCGATGACTCAAAAACTTTCATACATCCAGACAAGCCAGGTGTTGTGCAGGGGCTCGGAGCCGTCTTGGGGGTGCCGGCACCATCCAATGTGTGGCTTTACCTGAATAAAGGTATCCACGAGGAGGCGAATCGCGATGATTATGATCAACACCTGGTTCGTATCATCGTAGAGACGCTTGAGGCAATGAATCAGCTGCAACTCCGAACTATGCCAGCGGCGCTTGCGAATGTTGCTCAAGCTGCTGTGGAGGCAGCAATAGCAGTGAATGCTCAGGGGCAAGGACGTAATCACCAGGCAGGCTGA